Part of the Oscillospiraceae bacterium genome, TACAAAACACTCCGCGCCGAGCTTCATATGCCTGTTTAGTGATATTGTCTGTTCGGTATTGACAACGCTTTGAAATATATGCTCTTGATCTGTATGCTTTGCTTCGAAACAGACAGTGCGGCCTCCTGCAATAACACCCTTGAAATCAGGCTGCGCACGCTTCTCGAAGCATGCGACAAATCGTCCTTTTCCACAGCTTTTTATCGGCTTCATCGGTTCAGGTGTCTTTGAAATTTCAGCTCTGCCAAGCATTCGATAGTGTTCATTCGATGCTTCAATCAGCT contains:
- a CDS encoding Holliday junction resolvase RecU; translated protein: MNKASGRNFEELIEASNEHYRMLGRAEISKTPEPMKPIKSCGKGRFVACFEKRAQPDFKGVIAGGRTVCFEAKHTDQEHIFQSVVNTEQTISLNRHMKLGAECFVLVSFGFYEFFRIPWGVWVNMKTIYGHKYITPKEAYQYKILLKNGVLDYLKAEDINT